The following coding sequences are from one Lycium ferocissimum isolate CSIRO_LF1 chromosome 3, AGI_CSIRO_Lferr_CH_V1, whole genome shotgun sequence window:
- the LOC132050408 gene encoding metallothionein-like protein type 2 isoform X5, translating to MSCNGGNCGCGSGCSCGNGGGCGMYPDLEKSTTVTIIEGVAMKNKVMVEGSVEKATEGGHGCKCGSSCQCDPCNC from the exons atgtCTTGCAACGGAGGAAACTGTGGTTGTGGTTCTGGCTGCAGTTGCGGCAATGGTGGAGG gtgcgGCATGTACCCTGATTTGGAGAAGTCCACTACAGTTACAATCATCGAGGGAGTTGCCATGAAGAA CAAAGTAATGGTTGAGGGATCAGTTGAGAAAGCAACAGAAGGAGGGCATGGCTGCAAGTGTGGATCAAGCTGCCAGTGTGACCCTTGCAACTGTTGA